In Debaryomyces hansenii CBS767 chromosome A complete sequence, a genomic segment contains:
- a CDS encoding DEHA2D01672p (similar to uniprot|Q08773 Saccharomyces cerevisiae YOR304w ISW2 Member of the imitation-switch (ISWI) class of ATP-dependent chromatin remodeling complexes), which produces MSDQEDKPKHFSDAETREQRKKRFLLDTDPKIAKLNDVDDSTKRFKYLLGLTDIFRYFIDLNASKDTQFKKIIKQIDNNVSFMEPPTKKKKRRKTEKEEDAELLEDEEHIYDEGSQRTILTESPSFVKEGTLREYQIQGLNWLISLYENRLSGILADEMGLGKTLQTIAFLGYLRYIKKIDGPFIIIVPKSTLDNWRREFAKWTPDVNVIVLQGNKEGRNEVIQNKLLNAEFDVLITSFEMVIREKAHLKKFRWEYIVVDEAHRIKNEDSSLSQILRLFYSKNRLLITGTPLQNNLHELWALLNFLLPDVFGDSEVFNEWFENQGGKTDEDKEKNQDKVIQQLHKVLSPFLLRRIKADVEKSLLPKIETNIYIGMADMQIKWYKKLLEKDIDAVNGVVGKREGKTRLLNIVMQLRKCCNHPYLFDGAEPGPPYTTDEHLVFNAGKMIILDKMLKKFKKEGSRVLIFSQMSRLLDILEDYCYLRDYSYCRIDGSTSHEDRIEAIDQYNMPDSDKFIFLLTTRAGGLGINLTSADIVILYDSDWNPQADLQAMDRAHRIGQKKQVKVYRFVTENAIEEKVLDRAAQKLRLDQLVIQQGRQINANNSVGGSKDDLLGMIQHGAKKVFESQQSSTMLDDDIDAILQKGAEKTANLNAKFNNLGLDDLQNFTSDSSTYEWNGQNFAKKENQGELEFTWINPPKRERKELTYSIDNYYKDVLKTTPLANKNNNLSSKFKAPKIYNIQDHQFFPNGLKELLDREQLAYKKQIGYRFALNEFGDSDEEFLAEEFKNELPREERRRLEQEKVNNVVPLTEEEVELKNKLLAESFHNWTRRDFTNFIHGSSKFGRNDYSSIAKAMGNKDEDDVERYSRKFWESYSLIEGYDKYVSQIESSEKKIAKLLNQQKLLSIKMESLKDPLEELKIQYPPNNSKRVYSKHEDRFILHCVHKYGLFSEHLLEKIKEEIAINDSFKFDWYMLSRTPQELGRRVNTLLLAITRELEGPPAIKKKIKGSSNASSRPGSIEPTAISDNNSNNLNLGTKKRKI; this is translated from the coding sequence ATGTCAgatcaagaagataaacCAAAACATTTCAGTGATGCTGAAACAAGggaacaaagaaaaaaacGATTCTTACTTGATACAGACCCTAAAATTGCCAAGCTCAATGATGTGGACGATTCAACTAAGAggtttaaatatttattaggATTGACTGATATTTTCAGATACTTTATAGACTTGAATGCATCCAAGGACACgcaattcaagaaaataatcaagcaaatagataataatgtCTCGTTTATGGAACCGCcaaccaagaagaagaagagaagaaagacAGAAAAAGAGGAAGATGCAGAATTGTTGGAGGATGAAGAACATATATATGACGAGGGATCTCAACGGACAATATTAACAGAATCCCCTAGTTTTGTCAAGGAGGGGACGCTAAGAGAATATCAGATTCAAGGATTGAATTGGTTGATATCTCTTTATGAAAATAGATTGAGTGGTATACTAGCAGACGAGATGGGATTAGGAAAAACATTACAGACCATTGCCTTTTTAGGTTATCTAAGATATATCAAGAAAATAGATGGTccattcattattattgtgCCAAAATCAACATTGGACAACTGGCGGAGGGAATTTGCGAAGTGGACTCCTGATGTTAACGTAATTGTTTTACAAGGAAATAAGGAGGGCCGTAATGAGGTAATACAGAATAAGCTATTAAATGCTGAATTTGACGTCCTAATAACCTCGTTCGAAATGGTTATTCGTGAGAAAGCAcacttgaagaaatttagATGGGAGTATATTGTGGTAGATGAAGCACATCGTATCAAGAATGAAGATAGTTCGTTATCGCAGATTTTAAGGCTATTTTATTCTAAGAATAGATTATTAATAACGGGTACGCCACTTCAGAATAATCTTCATGAGTTATGGGCGTTACTAAATTTTTTGTTGCCTGATGTATTTGGGGATTCGGAAGTATTTAATGAATGGTTTGAAAACCAGGGTGGTAAAacagatgaagataaagaaaagaatcAGGACAAAGtaattcaacaattacATAAAGTTTTGAGTCCATTTTTATTGCGTAGGATCAAGGCGGATGTTGAAAAGTCATTGTTACCtaaaattgaaactaatatttatattggTATGGCAGATATGCAAATAAAATGGTACAAAAAGTTGTTGGAAAAAGATATCGATGCTGTTAATGGGGTTGTTGGTAAAAGAGAAGGTAAAACTAGATTGTTAAATATTGTAATGCAGTTGAGAAAGTGTTGCAATCatccatatttatttgatgGCGCAGAACCGGGCCCACCATATACAACTGACGAGCATTTGGTTTTCAATGCTGgaaaaatgattatattgGATAAGATGCTAAAAAAGTTTAAAAAGGAAGGTTCAAGggttttaattttttcacaAATGTCAAGATTACTAGACATTTTAGAAGATTACTGCTATTTGAGGGATTATTCGTACTGTAGAATAGATGGTTCCACTTCCCATGAGGATAGAATTGAGGCAATTGACCAGTATAACATGCCAGACCTGGACAAGTTTATTTTTCTATTAACTACTAGAGCAGGTGGTTTGGGTATTAATTTGACTAGTGCTGATATAGTTATATTGTATGACTCTGACTGGAACCCACAGGCTGACCTACAAGCTATGGATAGGGCGCATAGAATTGGTCAAAAGAAACAGGTCAAGGTTTATAGGTTTGTCACTGAAAATGCTATTGAAGAGAAAGTCTTAGATAGAGCGGCACAAAAATTGAGATTGGATCAATTAGTCATTCAGCAAGGAAGACAaataaatgcaaataaCTCTGTTGGTGGTTCGAAGGATGATTTATTAGGAATGATTCAACATGGTGCTAAAAAGGTTTTTGAGTCCCAGCAAAGCTCGACAATGTTAGATGACGATATTGATGCTATCTTGCAAAAAGGTGCAGAAAAGACAGCAAATTTGAATGCCAAgtttaataatttgggTTTAGATGACTTGCAAAATTTTACCTCCGATTCTTCGACGTACGAATGGAATGGCCAAAATTTTGCCAAGAAGGAGAATCAAGGAGAATTAGAGTTTACTTGGATCAATCCACCTAAGCGTGAGAGAAAAGAGTTAACTTACTCTATTGATAACTATTATAAAGATGTTTTGAAAACAACACCTCttgcaaataaaaataataatttgctGTCAAAATTTAAAGCAcctaaaatatataatattcaagacCATCAATTCTTTCCTAATGGTTTAAAGGAACTACTTGACAGAGAGCAATTAGCTTATAAAAAACAGATAGGTTACCGATTTGCGTTAAATGAGTTTGGTGACAGCGATGAAGAATTCTTAGCAGAGGAATTTAAGAATGAATTACCCAGAGaggaaagaagaaggttaGAGCAAGAGAAGGTGAATAATGTTGTGCCATTGACAGAGGAAGAGgtagaattgaagaataaacTATTAGCTGAAAGCTTTCATAATTGGACTAGGCGAGATTTCACAAATTTCATTCACGGGTCTTCCAAGTTTGGTAGAAATGATTACTCAAGTATCGCAAAGGCAATGGGtaataaagatgaagatgatgtAGAGCGTTATCTGAGAAAATTTTGGGAATCTTATTCCTTAATTGAAGGTTACGATAAGTATGTATCTCAAATTGAAAGTAGCGAGAAAAAGATCgccaaattattgaaccAACAGAAGCTTTTAAGTATCAAGATGGAATCATTGAAAGATCCTTTGGAGgaattaaaaattcaatacCCTCCAAATAATTCCAAGAGAGTTTACTCTAAGCATGAAGATAGATTTATATTGCATTGTGTTCACAAATATGGCCTATTTAGTGAACACTTATTGGAAAAAATAAAGGAAGAGATAGCCATCAATGATTCATTCAAGTTTGATTGGTATATGTTGTCTAGGACACCACAGGAATTAGGAAGACGTGTTAATACGTTATTATTGGCGATCACGAGAGAACTAGAAGGACCGCCTGCtataaaaaagaaaattaagGGTAGTTCAAATGCTAGTAGCCGCCCTGGTTCTATCGAGCCCACGGCAATTAGTGATaacaattctaataatttaaatttaggtaccaagaagagaaaaatatGA